In Altererythrobacter rubellus, the following are encoded in one genomic region:
- a CDS encoding serine hydrolase, with protein MEQFLGKSLIAALGAIAFVASPVLAQSNDLEAAFDSTFGTEVRAPESFEAVYETSFERRIAQLADGSRGRIGVAAINLNTGEEIAVLGDQLFPLASTSKIAVAAAYLELVEQGRYSLTSEFPLLIPVRSAKFSSRAAPVREGNYMPASELIEIMISRSSNPATDALLRVVGGPAAVNDWMRRQGIKEFSINRDIATLVRDDGEYDPSAHIDTRDAATPKAMVELLQGLYQGKFLSAQSRQVILDAMAKTRTGTRRIPAEMPGYVQVMHKTGSLNNTSSDIGILEGPNGHAIAVAIYVTGQGARGAREARIASIARALYDGFAEKAGVASPRVWTSTARPGG; from the coding sequence AGTCAAACGACCTCGAAGCCGCTTTCGACAGTACCTTTGGCACAGAGGTCAGGGCACCAGAGAGCTTCGAAGCCGTCTACGAGACATCTTTCGAGCGGCGGATCGCGCAACTGGCAGACGGCAGCCGCGGCCGCATCGGTGTTGCTGCCATAAATCTTAACACTGGTGAAGAGATTGCGGTACTTGGCGATCAGTTGTTCCCGCTGGCTTCGACCAGTAAAATTGCCGTGGCTGCTGCCTATCTGGAGCTGGTTGAACAAGGCCGGTATTCGCTGACAAGCGAGTTTCCACTGTTGATCCCGGTCCGTTCAGCGAAGTTTTCTTCGCGAGCTGCACCGGTTCGCGAAGGCAATTATATGCCGGCCAGTGAGCTGATCGAGATCATGATATCTCGATCGAGCAATCCCGCGACTGACGCGCTCCTGCGTGTGGTTGGCGGACCCGCAGCCGTGAACGACTGGATGCGTCGCCAAGGCATAAAAGAATTCAGTATTAATCGAGATATCGCAACTCTAGTGCGCGATGATGGAGAGTACGATCCATCCGCACACATCGACACACGCGATGCCGCCACGCCCAAGGCCATGGTAGAGCTTTTGCAAGGCCTCTATCAGGGTAAGTTCCTGTCCGCCCAAAGCCGGCAAGTGATCCTTGACGCTATGGCAAAAACCCGCACGGGAACGCGCCGGATTCCGGCCGAAATGCCGGGCTATGTCCAAGTGATGCACAAGACCGGTTCGCTCAACAACACGTCCAGCGATATCGGAATTCTTGAAGGCCCGAACGGACATGCGATTGCTGTTGCGATTTATGTGACCGGTCAAGGCGCGCGGGGCGCTCGCGAAGCCCGGATCGCTTCGATTGCGCGTGCACTTTATGATGGCTTCGCAGAGAAAGCCGGCGTGGCGAGCCCTCGGGTCTGGACCAGTACGGCCCGTCCCGGCGGCTGA